Within the Emticicia oligotrophica DSM 17448 genome, the region TCGCAAATGGATATATCTTTTTCTGTGCTGTAGAGTTGTAATACATAATAGGCAATATCTAAACAAAGCCACCCATTTCCACAAAAATCAAAATCGAAAATTGTTATTTCTCCATTTCTTGAAATATTCAAATTATCAAACCAAATATCCAAATGAACCGCACCTTTTCTTAATTGTGAATCATCTATTTTATCAAATTCTTTCCATAAATAAGCTTGTGTCGAACGCATAAAATTCATTTCTTCCGAATTTTCTGAGAGGAAAGTGGGAAGGTAATCAAAGATTTTACCTATGAGGCTTTGTGCATGATAATCAATGCGTTTTAAGGAAATATTTATGCTTGTTTGATGTATTTTGGCCATTAATACGCCAACCTCAAAATGTAATTCTTCGGCATAATTTAAAAGTTTTTCTCCTTCGGCATAAGAAAGCATCAAAGCAAATCGCTTTCCCTCAGGAGCTTCAATAGTTTGTAGGTATTTGTCTGAAATATCTAGTATCGGGTAAGAAATAGAAATACCATTGCTTTTTAAAAGATTTAGTAACTTTATTTCCTCCAAAATTTCGCTTTCTGTTCTCCAATTATAGCTATATACCCTAAATATTAATTTTAATTCCCCATCTTTAATTAAATAAGTATGATTGATGCCTGCTTTCAATAAAACACAAGTTGAATGATTACTTAGATTATATTTTTCCCGCACAAATAAAGATAAATGATATGGAGAAAGATTTGAACTGATAACTGGAAATGTAGGCATTGGAAAAAAAATAATTAGTTTTACAACCATTGAGTATCATAACCTGTCAAGGTCAATGAATACAAAATAAAGCATAACAAATAGATTTACATGAATAAACTCCTACAAGCTTTCATTTTTTTACTTTTAACTACAATTAACTTTTGCATTGCTCAAGATAATTTCCAAATTAAATTGTACCCTAATAATCTTGGTGGTACTGGGCCTAGTAAGAAGTGGGATAACACTTTTGGTGGAAATTCGGATGATTATGCCTATTGCATTGAAAAAACGATAGATGGAGGCTATGTGATGGCTGGAAATACAAGTTCAGGTATTTCTGGTAATAAAATGTCCTCAAACAATGGTGGTTCTGATTTTTGGGTAGTTAAAATAGATAAAAATGGTACTAAGACTTGGGATAAATCCTACGGCGGAGCAGGGGCTGATGGAGCAAAGGCAATTGTAAAATGCTTAGATGGCGGTTTTCTTATTGGTGGTACTTCGAACTCATTACAAGGTGGCGATAAATCTCAAGATGCACATCGATACCCAAATGGAGGGCTTTCAATTGATTACTGGGTATTACGAATAGATGCAGATGGTAATAAATTGTGGGATAAAAGATTTGGCGGAAACGGAAATGATTTCTTAAATATGATGATTCCGACGATTGATGGTGGGTTTTTATTAGGTGGTGAGTCAGATTCTAATAATGGTGGTGAAAAGACTGAAAATTTACGAACTGGCTTTGATGGTTGGTTAGTGAAAATTGATTCACTTGGTAATCAATTGTGGGATAAAACAATAGGTGGAAGTAAATACGAAAGTATTGTTAGTCTGTTACAATTTGAAAATGGTGATATTTATGTT harbors:
- a CDS encoding phosphotransferase, whose protein sequence is MPTFPVISSNLSPYHLSLFVREKYNLSNHSTCVLLKAGINHTYLIKDGELKLIFRVYSYNWRTESEILEEIKLLNLLKSNGISISYPILDISDKYLQTIEAPEGKRFALMLSYAEGEKLLNYAEELHFEVGVLMAKIHQTSINISLKRIDYHAQSLIGKIFDYLPTFLSENSEEMNFMRSTQAYLWKEFDKIDDSQLRKGAVHLDIWFDNLNISRNGEITIFDFDFCGNGWLCLDIAYYVLQLYSTEKDISICESKVKSFLAGYETITPISAEEQRILPMLGISLYFFYLTIQCQRFDNWSNTFLNEMYLKRFINLLIKRYFDLNTSSID